The Cellulosimicrobium cellulans genome contains the following window.
CGATCTTCGCGGGCGTCATCACGGGCGTGGGTGGCGGGATCCTGCGCGACCTGCTGACCAACGAGGCGCCGCTCCTGTTCCAGGACAAGCAGCTCTACGCGATCCCGGCGCTCGCGGGCGCCGCGCTCACCGCCGGGCTCGCGGAGGCCGGCGCGCTCGGGCTGCTGTCCCAGGCGGCGGTCCTCGCGCTCGTGTTCGGCTTCCGCCTCCTCTCCCTCCGCCTCGGCTGGTCCGCCCCCGGTCCGTGGGAGGGTCGCACCGCACGCCGCGGGTCGGGCAGGATGTGAGCCGTGCGCCTCTTCATCGACGACCCCCGACAGCCCGACGACGTGACCGTGGCCGACCTGCGCGACCTTGCCGAGCGCCTCGCCCGCGAGGCCGGCGACCTCGTCCGCTCCGGTCGCCCCGACCGCGTCGAGGTGGCCGCCACCAAGTCGACGGCCACGGACGTCGTGACGCGCATGGACGCCGACTCCGAGGCGCTCCTGCGACGCGGCATCGCGGCGGCCCGCCCGGACGACGCGATCCTCGGCGAGGAGGAGGGCGCGTCGTCCGGCACGTCCGGCATCACCTGGGTGATCGACCCCGTCGACGGCACGGTCAACTACCTGTACGGGATCGCGTCGTACGCGGTGTCCGTCGCCGCGGTCGTGGGCCCGCCGGACCCGCTCGAGTGGACCGTCCTCGCCGGCGCGGTGCACTCCGTCGTCGACGGGCGCACCTGGACGGCGGGACTCGGGGCCGGGGCGACGGTGGACGGCCGCCCCGTCCGGGTGAACGCCGAGACCGACCTGGGGCAGTGCCTCGTGGGCACGGGCTTCGGGTACGACGCGGAGCGGCGCCGCGCGCAGGCGCGCGTGCTGGTCGACGTGCTGCCCGAGGTCCGGGACATCCGCCGCCTCGGCTCCGCCGCGATCGACCTGTGCCTCGTCGCCTCGGGCGAGCTCGACCTCTACTACGAGCGCGGCCTCAACCCGTGGGACATGGCCGCGGGCGCCCTCGTCGCGCACGAGGCGGGGGCGCGCGTGACGGGCCTGCGCGGGCGCGCCGCCGACCGCGAGATGACCGTCGCGGGGCCGCCCGAGGCGGTCGCGCGGCTCGTCCGGATCCTCGAGGACGCGGACGCCGACACCGACTCCTGACCGCACCCGGGCGGCCTGGGAGCGTTCCCGTGACCGCGGTCCGGGCGACCCTGTGTTCGCCCGTGACGAACGACACCGGTCGGGCGGGGTGCCACAGGGTGCATCCCTCCCGGAAATGGTGCAGAATCCGGTGGCCCGCCGGGAACAATTCCGGTGCGCCGTGCATTGTTCAGCGTGCAACGCCTCGACGACCTCGGGGCACGACACGTCACGGGGTGCCCCCCGCGCCCCGCACCCGTGCCGCCCGGCACGACCGGCCATCGCCGGTGGTCCCGGACGGGCACTGTCGCGATCGACGAATACTCCGGAGAGTGACCCCACAGATGGCAACAGACTACG
Protein-coding sequences here:
- a CDS encoding inositol monophosphatase family protein yields the protein MRLFIDDPRQPDDVTVADLRDLAERLAREAGDLVRSGRPDRVEVAATKSTATDVVTRMDADSEALLRRGIAAARPDDAILGEEEGASSGTSGITWVIDPVDGTVNYLYGIASYAVSVAAVVGPPDPLEWTVLAGAVHSVVDGRTWTAGLGAGATVDGRPVRVNAETDLGQCLVGTGFGYDAERRRAQARVLVDVLPEVRDIRRLGSAAIDLCLVASGELDLYYERGLNPWDMAAGALVAHEAGARVTGLRGRAADREMTVAGPPEAVARLVRILEDADADTDS